Proteins from a genomic interval of Pseudodesulfovibrio nedwellii:
- a CDS encoding peptidase U32 family protein — protein sequence MPETRTYIPELLAPAGDMEKLETAILYGADAVYLGGDGLNLRAGAGGFDKESLALGLAKAKKAGVKAYYTLNVYPRESMMMQVHEQIETLGELQPDGVIAADPGVIRLLRRELPEIPVHVSTQANTSNSESVRFWRENGARRVNVARELRSGELTEMLDAVRKKMPNMELEVFVHGSMCMAISGRCYMSALLNDRPGNLGECSHPCRYEYRPTSVTFEERTRPGENLWEIREEGEAPPNDFTFETPSEDFTFAPLGDDDIKPAPPADPALSIALDAERWTKFFAAEDLCLLHYLEWFARMKVASVKLEGRTKSSAYLAQVVDAYRTGLNDVAANQFQAEKYLAELVNAATRPLTTGFFDPQNRGAIAEPPAPGEKRSVLGRVLEPAGDGRWLIQTKSRWTTSEDMELLIPGMIRPRLSREDYGVENDQGIGLDVSHPGQKGLLICDHPDIKPGMFIRKPWDLDTIE from the coding sequence ATGCCTGAGACTCGTACATATATACCTGAATTGCTGGCGCCTGCGGGCGACATGGAGAAGTTGGAAACCGCCATTTTATATGGTGCGGACGCTGTCTATCTTGGCGGCGACGGCCTAAACCTGCGTGCAGGGGCTGGCGGTTTCGACAAGGAAAGCCTTGCGCTGGGATTGGCAAAAGCCAAAAAAGCGGGCGTAAAAGCCTATTATACGTTGAACGTATACCCACGTGAATCGATGATGATGCAAGTCCATGAACAAATAGAGACTTTGGGTGAACTCCAGCCAGATGGCGTGATTGCAGCCGACCCCGGCGTGATTCGCTTATTGCGGCGTGAATTGCCCGAGATTCCGGTCCATGTTTCCACACAGGCCAACACATCCAATTCTGAATCTGTCCGTTTCTGGCGAGAAAACGGTGCCAGACGAGTCAATGTTGCTCGTGAACTCCGCTCTGGAGAATTAACGGAAATGCTCGATGCGGTTCGAAAAAAGATGCCGAACATGGAACTTGAAGTCTTTGTCCACGGTTCCATGTGCATGGCCATATCAGGCCGATGCTACATGTCCGCCCTGCTCAATGACCGTCCCGGCAACCTCGGTGAATGTTCGCACCCATGCCGCTATGAATACCGCCCCACTTCCGTCACCTTTGAAGAACGTACCCGCCCCGGTGAAAATCTCTGGGAGATCCGCGAAGAGGGCGAAGCTCCACCGAATGATTTCACCTTTGAAACACCCTCGGAAGACTTTACTTTCGCCCCTCTTGGCGACGACGATATAAAACCCGCACCTCCGGCCGACCCGGCTTTATCCATAGCCTTGGACGCTGAACGGTGGACCAAATTTTTCGCGGCGGAAGACTTGTGTCTCCTGCATTATCTGGAATGGTTTGCACGCATGAAAGTCGCGTCCGTAAAACTGGAAGGCCGCACCAAAAGTTCTGCCTATCTCGCGCAGGTCGTGGACGCATACCGAACCGGCCTAAACGATGTCGCTGCCAACCAATTCCAAGCTGAAAAATACCTGGCCGAATTGGTCAATGCAGCGACACGCCCTTTGACCACCGGTTTCTTCGACCCACAGAATCGAGGCGCCATTGCCGAACCACCGGCCCCCGGCGAAAAACGTTCGGTTCTTGGCCGCGTTCTCGAACCGGCTGGCGATGGCAGATGGCTCATCCAGACAAAGTCACGCTGGACCACATCCGAAGATATGGAACTTCTCATCCCCGGCATGATCCGCCCCCGCCTTTCTCGCGAAGACTACGGTGTAGAAAACGATCAGGGCATTGGTCTTGACGTCTCCCACCCCGGCCAAAAAGGGCTGCTCATCTGCGACCACCCGGACATCAAACCCGGCATGTTCATCCGCAAACCTTGGGACCTCGATACAATCGAATAA
- a CDS encoding C-GCAxxG-C-C family (seleno)protein, producing the protein MADILEKRVEKLFSGDQFLCAETVLKLIAEAGGRDSKEAVAMATGFCSGMGRTCGPCGAVTGAVMGFGLYAGRQESGADLDPVYVMVQEFREIFVDKYNSINCFDLIECDFSTQEGQKRYKRLDLHSKCVEMVVFAIKTSLFILREHGYLVGSEDFMASRLASCGLMCGKCVAYAGGPVQEVSAALKEHLGVNFGEYAKRFESTDAVFRQCQPFTELLDYFASGHCSGCRESGCLFKACAVPACAREHNVTYCFECKKFPCEEHGMPDRLAQIWRMNNERMRKYGVEEYFRIGNDKPRYP; encoded by the coding sequence ATGGCTGATATTCTTGAGAAACGCGTGGAAAAATTGTTCTCGGGCGATCAATTCCTGTGTGCCGAGACTGTGTTGAAGCTTATTGCCGAAGCTGGTGGCAGGGATTCGAAAGAGGCCGTAGCAATGGCTACGGGTTTTTGTAGCGGCATGGGGCGTACTTGCGGGCCGTGTGGTGCTGTGACCGGCGCTGTAATGGGATTCGGTTTGTATGCAGGTCGCCAGGAATCGGGGGCGGACTTGGACCCCGTGTATGTCATGGTTCAGGAATTTAGAGAAATCTTCGTTGATAAATATAACAGTATCAACTGTTTTGACTTGATTGAATGTGATTTTTCCACTCAGGAAGGACAGAAGCGATACAAGCGTCTGGACCTGCATTCAAAATGTGTTGAAATGGTTGTCTTTGCGATCAAGACCTCTCTTTTCATCCTGCGGGAACATGGCTATCTTGTCGGATCGGAAGATTTCATGGCATCACGGTTGGCCTCATGCGGATTGATGTGCGGCAAATGCGTAGCGTATGCAGGTGGTCCTGTTCAAGAGGTGAGTGCCGCATTGAAAGAGCATCTTGGTGTCAACTTTGGAGAATACGCCAAACGTTTTGAATCGACCGATGCTGTTTTTCGGCAATGTCAGCCATTTACTGAATTGCTGGACTATTTTGCTTCCGGGCATTGTTCAGGTTGCCGTGAATCAGGCTGTTTATTCAAGGCGTGCGCTGTCCCTGCGTGTGCACGAGAGCATAACGTTACATATTGTTTTGAGTGTAAAAAATTCCCGTGTGAAGAGCACGGAATGCCTGATAGGCTAGCGCAAATATGGCGTATGAATAATGAGCGGATGCGAAAATATGGTGTTGAAGAATATTTTAGGATTGGTAACGATAAGCCGAGATATCCATAA
- a CDS encoding efflux RND transporter permease subunit, producing MSMETPPVKGLLPSIVRYFLTSQMSIIVALAAILLGVAAILITPREEEPQIVVPMADVMVQVPGASAEEVEKLVTTPLERLLWQIDGVEYVYSTSTKDMTAVTVRFFVGEDREDSLIKLHNTILKNRDLAPDIVAGWVVKPVEIDDVPIVALTLHADFGFEERYSDFDLRRMAEELFHRLAEVEDVSRVSLHSGRSREVRVEVHPDRLAGFNVSPLEVYTALKGADRSLSAGRFVRRDVETQLVSQSFLLHAEDAASLVVGVFNNKPVYLRDVADVIDGPQEPTSYSRIGFSDVYLAKIDQQAESTSRSAVTIGLAKKKGVNAVGVADAVIKKVRELERTILPEGVTVTVTRNYGETAQSKVNELLSSLLFAIITVVALLAFALGWREALVVALAVPMSFSLALFVNYLFGYTINRVTLFALILSLGLVVDDPITNVDNIQRHIRMGIRSPLEATLNAVKEVLPPVIMSTLAIIVSFTPLFFITGMMGPYMAPMAANVPLTVTFSTVAALTVVPWMAYLLLRNRAPAKAKEGKTSEQGVNARLLVVYSKVIIPFLESSRNRRLLLGGILVGLGLCAGLVLMRLVPLKMLPFDNKNEFQLLVDMPEGTTLERSDRTVRDFEAYLRSVPEVTNFVTYTGSPSPMDFNGMVRHYYWREHSNLADIRVNLADKSERDMQSHGIGLRLRNDLHEIAVRHGARLKLIETPPGPPVISTLTAEIYGRPGLDYSVLIDGAKHVESLMAAQPGLVDLDNSAETDRMMVDFVLDKEKAALHGVTAADVVDTLRLALSGATPASVHMERERQPLPVRMVLPVGLRTGPDTLGELRMKSASGAMVPLAELGRFREVSSEQPIYHKNLKRLAYVFGDTAGIPPGEAVLDLQSQLKENPMPLGTRAEWAGEGEWKITLDVFRDLGLANAAALLGIFILLVAETGSFIMPLLIMSAIPLTLLGILPGFWLLNIIAGGEIGEFGDPVFFTATSMIGMIALGGIVIRNSLVLIDFIQTEVKNGKPLKDAIILSGAVRMRPIVLTALTTALGAWPITLDPIFSGLAWALIFGLVASTLFTLVVVPSGYYALYVGKE from the coding sequence ATGAGCATGGAGACTCCTCCGGTAAAAGGCTTGTTGCCGTCTATTGTCCGATATTTTTTGACATCACAGATGTCCATCATTGTTGCTTTGGCGGCGATTCTGCTTGGAGTGGCTGCCATTCTCATTACCCCGCGTGAAGAGGAACCACAGATTGTGGTTCCCATGGCAGATGTCATGGTGCAGGTGCCGGGAGCCAGTGCCGAGGAAGTGGAAAAGCTTGTGACCACTCCGCTTGAACGGCTGCTCTGGCAGATCGATGGGGTGGAGTATGTTTATTCAACTTCCACCAAGGACATGACAGCGGTCACGGTTCGTTTCTTTGTCGGTGAGGATCGTGAGGATTCGCTCATCAAGTTGCATAATACTATCCTCAAGAACCGTGATTTAGCGCCTGATATCGTGGCCGGATGGGTTGTAAAACCCGTTGAAATCGATGACGTTCCTATTGTGGCTTTGACGCTGCATGCAGATTTTGGATTTGAAGAGCGGTATTCGGATTTTGATTTGAGGCGCATGGCCGAAGAACTTTTTCATCGACTGGCCGAGGTCGAGGATGTGTCCCGCGTTTCCCTGCATTCCGGGCGGAGTCGTGAGGTGCGGGTGGAGGTACACCCTGACCGTTTGGCCGGGTTTAATGTATCGCCGTTGGAAGTCTACACAGCACTCAAGGGGGCAGACCGTTCACTTTCTGCGGGGCGGTTTGTTAGGCGTGATGTTGAGACGCAGTTGGTCAGTCAGTCCTTTCTTCTCCATGCGGAAGATGCGGCCTCCCTTGTGGTGGGCGTGTTCAACAACAAGCCGGTCTACCTTCGAGACGTAGCGGATGTTATCGACGGGCCACAGGAACCGACCAGTTATTCGCGGATTGGTTTTTCCGACGTGTATCTGGCTAAGATCGACCAGCAAGCCGAAAGCACTTCGCGTTCAGCTGTAACCATCGGGTTGGCCAAGAAAAAAGGCGTCAACGCGGTAGGCGTGGCGGATGCAGTTATCAAAAAGGTGCGGGAGCTTGAGCGGACGATCTTGCCCGAGGGTGTAACCGTTACAGTCACCCGTAATTACGGCGAAACCGCTCAGTCCAAGGTCAACGAGTTGTTGTCTTCGCTCTTGTTCGCCATCATTACGGTTGTGGCCCTGCTTGCTTTCGCGCTGGGGTGGCGAGAAGCTCTTGTTGTGGCTCTGGCCGTGCCCATGAGTTTTTCCTTGGCCCTTTTTGTTAATTACTTGTTTGGCTACACCATCAATAGGGTGACACTGTTTGCTTTGATTTTGTCATTAGGGCTTGTCGTGGATGATCCCATTACCAATGTAGATAATATTCAGCGGCATATTCGTATGGGTATTCGGTCGCCGCTTGAAGCCACGTTGAATGCGGTCAAAGAGGTTTTGCCGCCCGTCATCATGTCCACCTTGGCAATTATCGTGTCTTTTACCCCGCTTTTCTTCATCACCGGCATGATGGGACCATACATGGCTCCCATGGCCGCCAATGTGCCGCTGACCGTAACCTTTTCTACTGTCGCCGCTCTGACAGTGGTTCCGTGGATGGCGTATCTATTGCTCAGGAATCGTGCCCCGGCAAAAGCCAAGGAAGGGAAAACCTCGGAGCAGGGGGTGAACGCCCGACTTCTCGTGGTGTATTCCAAGGTTATTATTCCGTTTCTTGAATCGTCCCGGAATCGCCGTTTGTTGCTGGGCGGCATTCTCGTAGGGCTTGGTTTGTGTGCCGGTTTGGTGCTTATGCGGTTGGTGCCACTCAAAATGCTGCCGTTTGACAATAAAAACGAATTTCAACTGCTTGTGGACATGCCCGAAGGCACGACACTGGAGCGGTCTGATCGGACTGTACGTGATTTTGAGGCGTATCTTCGATCCGTACCGGAGGTGACCAATTTCGTCACGTACACCGGGTCGCCGTCCCCCATGGATTTTAACGGTATGGTGCGTCATTATTACTGGCGCGAGCATTCGAACCTAGCCGACATTCGAGTGAATTTGGCGGACAAGTCCGAGCGGGATATGCAGTCGCACGGTATTGGTTTGCGACTGCGAAACGATTTGCATGAAATCGCTGTCCGCCATGGTGCGCGGCTCAAGCTTATCGAAACGCCACCCGGTCCGCCGGTTATCTCCACTTTGACCGCTGAAATATATGGTCGGCCAGGACTGGATTATTCCGTACTCATCGACGGGGCAAAGCATGTGGAGTCGCTTATGGCGGCCCAGCCCGGTTTGGTCGATTTGGATAATTCTGCCGAGACTGATCGGATGATGGTTGATTTTGTTCTCGACAAGGAAAAGGCCGCTTTGCATGGCGTAACAGCTGCTGATGTGGTGGATACGCTCCGCCTGGCCCTGTCCGGTGCAACCCCGGCCTCTGTTCACATGGAGCGCGAACGGCAGCCGTTGCCTGTGCGCATGGTTTTGCCGGTCGGGTTGAGGACCGGTCCTGACACGCTCGGCGAATTACGCATGAAAAGTGCGTCCGGGGCCATGGTCCCGTTAGCTGAGTTGGGGAGGTTTCGCGAGGTTTCTTCGGAGCAGCCTATTTATCATAAGAATTTGAAGCGATTAGCGTATGTCTTTGGTGACACGGCAGGTATCCCGCCGGGGGAGGCCGTGCTTGATCTTCAGTCGCAACTGAAGGAAAACCCCATGCCGCTAGGTACCCGTGCTGAATGGGCGGGTGAAGGCGAGTGGAAGATTACTCTTGATGTGTTCCGTGATCTTGGGTTGGCTAATGCAGCTGCATTGCTCGGTATTTTCATTCTGCTTGTTGCCGAGACGGGGTCATTCATCATGCCGTTGCTTATCATGTCGGCCATCCCGTTAACCCTGCTCGGTATTTTGCCGGGATTCTGGTTGCTTAACATAATAGCGGGTGGGGAGATCGGCGAATTCGGAGATCCGGTCTTCTTCACTGCAACGTCAATGATCGGAATGATTGCGCTCGGTGGTATTGTTATCCGAAATTCATTGGTACTCATCGATTTCATTCAGACCGAGGTCAAGAACGGCAAGCCGCTCAAAGATGCCATTATTCTGTCCGGCGCGGTGCGTATGCGACCCATCGTGCTCACGGCATTGACCACTGCGCTTGGTGCGTGGCCCATTACCTTGGACCCGATTTTCTCGGGATTGGCATGGGCGTTGATATTTGGTTTGGTGGCATCAACGCTGTTTACGCTGGTTGTCGTACCAAGCGGTTACTACGCACTATATGTCGGGAAAGAATAA
- a CDS encoding metallophosphoesterase family protein: protein MTVDHIHGNGLFFIADPHLADHPPGQRLDGYLDQIMNKVEACLDQAEALGMVPVLLGDLFHWPRDNSNKMLVELIRIFGARTGDSAVWALVGNHDKYQSRFTEDVTLAVLEAAGVVRLMKESSPQFILETDDEQVLVCASPDGTPLPKKYDRQPDDPDTVIWLTHHNIQFPEFIDRAYTIKELPGIDWLVNGHIHRPQTTITKGQTTWANPGNITRLTFTRRSMEREPAAAIWTPGCDDLEKWVVPFETFDKVFPDQELPTEEHEDEGESNFINGLERLAWQRTHEGTGLKQFLEENLSTQTPEGKLIWELYEEVIHSD from the coding sequence ATGACGGTTGACCATATCCACGGCAATGGTCTGTTCTTCATCGCAGATCCCCATTTGGCGGACCATCCGCCGGGTCAGAGGCTTGATGGTTATCTCGATCAGATCATGAACAAGGTTGAGGCCTGTCTCGACCAGGCTGAGGCTCTCGGCATGGTTCCGGTCCTTTTGGGAGACCTCTTCCACTGGCCTCGTGACAACTCCAACAAGATGCTTGTGGAGTTGATACGGATTTTTGGGGCAAGAACCGGTGATTCAGCGGTCTGGGCATTGGTCGGGAACCATGACAAATATCAGTCCCGTTTTACTGAAGATGTCACTCTTGCGGTTTTGGAGGCCGCCGGAGTGGTCCGGCTGATGAAAGAAAGCAGTCCGCAATTCATTCTTGAGACCGACGATGAACAGGTTTTGGTCTGTGCTAGCCCGGACGGCACCCCGCTTCCTAAGAAATATGATCGTCAACCAGATGACCCTGATACGGTCATCTGGCTCACGCATCATAATATTCAATTCCCGGAGTTTATTGACCGAGCCTATACGATCAAGGAACTTCCCGGCATTGACTGGTTGGTGAACGGGCATATTCACCGCCCACAGACGACCATCACCAAGGGGCAGACCACATGGGCCAACCCCGGCAATATTACGCGGTTGACTTTCACCCGCCGTTCCATGGAACGGGAGCCTGCCGCTGCCATCTGGACGCCCGGTTGCGATGATCTGGAGAAATGGGTGGTGCCATTCGAGACGTTCGACAAGGTGTTCCCGGATCAGGAACTGCCTACCGAAGAACATGAGGACGAGGGTGAATCCAATTTTATCAATGGATTGGAGCGGCTTGCGTGGCAACGGACGCATGAAGGCACTGGCCTGAAACAATTTCTTGAAGAAAACCTGAGTACACAGACCCCGGAGGGCAAGCTCATCTGGGAACTTTACGAGGAGGTCATACACAGTGATTAA
- a CDS encoding tRNA1(Val) (adenine(37)-N6)-methyltransferase produces MAGIDTEAILKRRELFPRGLVQPEGGYRFSLDSLLLSCFAHAGRRHTGVDLGCGCGVIGIGMLLRHPGMTIVGVELNPESIGVAEENRIDLHLIDKFTLQQGDVAEWRPDSVVDFVVANPPYRELGKGKTSQGAGRETARFEAQGTFKAFARCAAVALKTRGKFFFVHLPERLPELMVDLAEVGLVPKRMRLVHSREGDNAKMVLMETMKAGGHGLTVEPPLILHEGKGRETRMTPEAVEFCPYLACNTGMMPHG; encoded by the coding sequence ATGGCTGGCATCGACACGGAAGCCATACTCAAAAGACGCGAATTGTTTCCGCGTGGACTCGTGCAGCCGGAAGGTGGTTACCGTTTTTCATTGGACTCTCTGCTCTTGAGTTGTTTTGCCCACGCAGGTCGCCGGCATACAGGTGTTGATCTCGGCTGCGGGTGTGGGGTTATTGGTATTGGAATGCTCCTTCGTCACCCCGGAATGACAATTGTTGGTGTTGAGTTAAATCCAGAAAGCATAGGTGTTGCCGAGGAAAATCGTATCGACCTTCACCTTATCGATAAGTTTACGCTGCAGCAGGGTGACGTGGCTGAATGGCGACCTGATTCAGTAGTGGATTTTGTCGTAGCTAATCCGCCGTATCGAGAATTAGGAAAGGGAAAAACGAGCCAAGGGGCTGGGCGTGAAACTGCTCGTTTCGAGGCACAAGGAACCTTCAAGGCTTTTGCCCGATGTGCTGCCGTGGCACTCAAGACGCGAGGTAAATTTTTCTTTGTTCATCTGCCGGAACGACTGCCGGAACTGATGGTTGATCTGGCCGAAGTAGGCCTTGTCCCTAAGCGAATGCGATTGGTTCATAGCCGTGAGGGTGATAACGCCAAAATGGTCCTTATGGAGACAATGAAGGCTGGCGGACATGGGCTTACGGTCGAGCCTCCATTGATTCTTCATGAGGGAAAAGGTCGTGAGACTCGTATGACACCTGAAGCTGTGGAATTTTGTCCGTATCTGGCCTGCAATACCGGAATGATGCCTCATGGCTGA
- a CDS encoding Trm112 family protein, with translation MSLNKELLDILACPQCKGELELKPGEDGLACAKCKIVYPVQDEIPIMLVDEAIPEKDWTSSK, from the coding sequence ATGTCTCTGAATAAGGAACTATTGGATATACTGGCCTGCCCTCAATGCAAGGGTGAACTTGAGTTAAAGCCCGGTGAAGACGGATTGGCCTGCGCCAAGTGCAAGATCGTGTATCCCGTGCAGGATGAGATTCCGATCATGTTGGTGGACGAAGCCATCCCTGAAAAGGATTGGACCAGCTCCAAATAA
- a CDS encoding AAA family ATPase, with the protein MIKKIIIDNFMAHEHTELELGSGLTILTGRNNTGKSAVVEALRCLATNPVPSHNIRHGAKEARVSVELDDGTRVVWVRKKRSSGYELWKPGAEEPEEYWKFGRIPPEDIRAALRLDLVELESGDPVDIHVGNQREPVFLLNKPASNAAAFFAASTESAHLLAMQNLLKRQTTDAKRQVRDLEGQTERIEGVIDRLAPLPDIDLQVLAARELEKTAIDFDKIIPALESILERQEKLSDTLLKKTECKTTLDGVLDPPKAHDVRVLDALISSMKTVKSRLSYASGNTEALNGLQQPDPLENTGALAVLMQKLDSADRSLRKAEVQTTVFANLEIFPSPESTDDMTAFIDEFISVQYRRSRLSRWENILRKVVEPPSVESTEGLDGTLSAMDDLSARLESANVGLSKLENSLKKLEETVEERIKQLGCCPTCGGDMTTATFIDQGCRHDG; encoded by the coding sequence ATGATTAAAAAAATCATAATCGATAACTTTATGGCTCATGAGCATACCGAGTTGGAACTCGGGAGTGGTCTGACCATCCTGACCGGCCGAAATAATACCGGAAAATCCGCTGTGGTGGAGGCGTTGCGCTGTCTGGCAACTAATCCCGTGCCGAGCCACAACATTCGGCATGGTGCCAAAGAAGCCCGGGTCAGTGTTGAGCTTGACGATGGAACCAGAGTTGTCTGGGTACGTAAGAAACGGTCCTCCGGGTATGAGCTCTGGAAGCCCGGCGCCGAAGAGCCTGAAGAGTATTGGAAATTCGGGAGAATTCCACCGGAAGATATCCGGGCTGCCTTGAGATTGGACCTGGTGGAGCTTGAATCCGGCGATCCGGTTGATATTCATGTGGGTAATCAGCGAGAACCGGTGTTTTTGTTGAATAAACCTGCAAGTAACGCCGCCGCTTTTTTTGCCGCATCCACGGAAAGCGCCCATCTTTTGGCCATGCAGAACTTGTTGAAGCGTCAGACAACAGACGCCAAGCGGCAGGTTCGTGATTTGGAGGGGCAAACCGAAAGAATTGAAGGTGTTATAGATCGTTTGGCCCCCTTGCCTGATATTGATTTGCAAGTTTTGGCAGCTCGTGAATTGGAAAAAACCGCAATCGACTTCGACAAAATTATTCCGGCACTGGAATCAATACTTGAGAGACAGGAAAAACTGTCTGATACACTCCTGAAAAAAACAGAATGCAAGACGACCTTGGATGGTGTTCTTGATCCTCCGAAAGCTCATGATGTCAGAGTGTTGGACGCATTGATCTCATCAATGAAGACTGTTAAAAGTCGACTTTCATACGCGTCAGGCAACACTGAGGCTTTGAACGGACTGCAACAGCCTGATCCTCTTGAAAATACGGGCGCACTCGCTGTGCTGATGCAAAAACTGGATTCGGCGGACCGAAGTTTGCGGAAGGCTGAAGTTCAGACAACGGTTTTTGCAAATCTTGAAATCTTTCCCTCTCCTGAATCGACAGATGATATGACTGCTTTTATTGATGAATTTATATCTGTTCAATATCGACGTTCTCGTTTATCGCGCTGGGAAAACATCTTGCGGAAGGTTGTGGAGCCGCCTTCTGTCGAGTCAACAGAAGGATTGGATGGTACCTTGTCCGCCATGGATGATCTGTCAGCAAGACTCGAATCGGCCAATGTGGGGCTATCCAAGTTGGAGAACAGCTTGAAGAAGCTTGAAGAGACCGTGGAAGAACGTATAAAACAGCTTGGCTGCTGTCCAACCTGTGGTGGTGATATGACAACTGCAACATTCATTGATCAAGGGTGTCGTCATGACGGTTGA
- a CDS encoding PHP domain-containing protein has protein sequence MSIDLHSHSTASDGTLSPTELIKLAKESGLDAIAITDHDTFQGVPEALAAGEKYGIEVIPGAELSLESPEGTGWIHVVALWLPENAIELQEAFDWVQEGRKTRNQEIVEKLRTLGINITYEGVAARAKGTIGRPHFAQELMALGVVSSIDEAFKVWIGDNGRAYIPKRKLTPEQAFPILNKIGATSILAHPFALGLNLKDTEKVVKDLMEFGLDGIEVYYTEHSDAEVKAYKEMAERLGLLLSGGSDFHGSVKPKIRLGKGKGGLHVPTELLEKMKKNRRSKGLPI, from the coding sequence ATGAGCATAGATTTACACTCCCATTCCACGGCTTCTGACGGTACTCTGTCCCCCACCGAATTGATCAAGTTGGCTAAGGAGTCAGGTCTCGACGCCATTGCCATCACTGATCATGACACATTTCAGGGCGTTCCGGAGGCTTTGGCCGCAGGCGAAAAATACGGCATTGAAGTCATCCCGGGCGCCGAATTAAGTCTTGAATCCCCGGAGGGCACAGGTTGGATTCATGTCGTCGCTCTGTGGCTGCCTGAAAATGCCATAGAACTCCAGGAAGCCTTTGACTGGGTGCAGGAAGGTCGCAAAACCCGCAATCAGGAAATCGTCGAAAAGCTGCGCACTCTAGGTATTAATATCACCTATGAAGGTGTTGCCGCCCGCGCCAAGGGAACTATCGGACGCCCGCATTTTGCTCAAGAACTCATGGCGCTTGGCGTGGTTTCATCCATCGACGAAGCATTTAAGGTATGGATCGGTGACAACGGACGCGCATACATCCCCAAACGCAAACTCACCCCGGAACAGGCATTTCCTATTCTCAACAAAATCGGGGCCACCTCCATTCTCGCCCATCCCTTTGCCCTTGGTCTAAATCTCAAGGACACGGAAAAAGTCGTTAAAGATCTCATGGAATTCGGCCTGGACGGTATTGAAGTCTATTATACCGAACACAGCGACGCAGAAGTAAAAGCATACAAGGAAATGGCCGAACGCCTCGGTCTGCTCCTCAGCGGAGGCTCGGATTTCCACGGTTCTGTTAAGCCGAAGATTCGACTCGGCAAAGGCAAAGGCGGCCTCCACGTCCCCACCGAACTGCTCGAAAAAATGAAAAAGAATCGCCGCTCAAAAGGACTTCCCATATAA
- a CDS encoding efflux RND transporter periplasmic adaptor subunit, translating into MKNTISRLSLFILLVLCLSACGADEAPSVKHGQANDPASFVVVERISLPRLHEAVGTVKAKTDTRVEAQVTGRVLKVLVRPGDTVKAGDDLVVLDSRASQARLERSRQAESSASSMVSQSRDVLAAAKAAFAKAESTYKRMSTLHDQKVVTAEEVEKAESAYLQAKAGLGQAEQGVAAAQARAREAGKVVQEAEIGLGYTTIKAQESGEVAKRLAEPGDLAFPGKELLSLQTGGSLQLEAMVRESLISQVRLGDSLSVIVSALDGTEPLVGTVDEIEPLADPVTRSFLVQVRLPVVPGLYPGMFGRLMVPLGEEEIILVPESAVVRVGQLETVMVKTEAGWQSVYVRTGEVHDQRVEILSGLSGGETVGLAVGGGQ; encoded by the coding sequence ATGAAGAATACGATATCCCGTCTTTCATTATTTATTTTACTTGTCTTGTGCTTGTCGGCTTGCGGTGCTGATGAGGCCCCTTCCGTAAAGCATGGTCAAGCCAATGATCCCGCCTCTTTTGTCGTGGTCGAGCGCATTTCATTGCCTCGGCTGCATGAGGCCGTGGGGACGGTTAAGGCCAAGACTGACACTCGCGTCGAGGCTCAGGTGACAGGCCGTGTCCTTAAGGTGTTGGTGCGCCCCGGTGATACCGTCAAGGCCGGGGATGATCTGGTCGTATTGGATAGTCGAGCTTCCCAGGCCCGTCTGGAACGTTCGCGACAGGCCGAGTCTTCAGCCTCCAGTATGGTCAGTCAGTCCCGTGATGTTTTGGCTGCTGCCAAGGCTGCGTTTGCCAAAGCTGAGTCCACCTATAAGCGTATGAGTACATTGCACGATCAGAAGGTGGTCACAGCCGAGGAAGTGGAGAAAGCCGAGTCTGCCTATCTTCAGGCCAAGGCAGGGTTGGGACAGGCTGAACAGGGCGTGGCTGCTGCGCAGGCACGTGCTCGTGAGGCGGGTAAAGTGGTGCAGGAGGCTGAGATCGGTCTTGGATATACCACTATCAAAGCGCAGGAATCGGGCGAGGTCGCCAAACGGTTGGCTGAACCCGGTGATTTGGCTTTTCCGGGCAAGGAATTATTGAGTTTGCAGACCGGTGGGTCTCTGCAATTGGAAGCCATGGTGCGTGAATCTCTCATTAGTCAGGTGCGGCTTGGTGATTCTTTATCCGTGATCGTTTCGGCTTTGGACGGAACCGAACCGCTTGTCGGAACGGTGGATGAGATTGAGCCGTTGGCCGACCCTGTGACCCGTTCCTTTTTGGTTCAGGTTCGATTGCCTGTTGTCCCTGGTTTGTACCCCGGTATGTTTGGTCGGTTGATGGTGCCGTTGGGTGAAGAAGAGATCATACTTGTACCAGAATCCGCAGTTGTGCGCGTCGGGCAGCTTGAAACAGTCATGGTCAAGACTGAAGCCGGCTGGCAATCGGTGTATGTTCGTACCGGTGAAGTTCACGATCAGCGGGTAGAAATATTGTCTGGCCTGTCCGGCGGAGAAACCGTCGGTCTTGCGGTTGGCGGAGGCCAGTGA